In Nostoc sphaeroides, the genomic window ATAGTCACACTCACACCCAAGAGTGGACATTACCAAGTGCGAGCAATGGGGCCTGAAGAATTTCCTGAACTACCTGTAATTGAAAATACAGAAGTAATCCATCTCACCACCACCGCATTAATTGAAGGATTACGCGGTTCATTATTTGCTACCAGTGGTGATGAAACCAAGCAAGTACTTACGGGAGTGCATTTAACAGTTAAACAAGATACTCTAGAATTTGCAGCTACCGACGGTCATCGTCTAGCAGTGGTAGAAACTAGCAACGAGCGTCCTTTAGGTGGAACTAGTCAATTAGAAGTGACAGTACCAGCTAGAGCATTACGCGAACTCCAACGAATGCTAGCTCACAGCGCCTCATCAGATGAACCTGTAGCTTTATATTTCGATCAAGGTCAAGTTGTGTTTGCATGGCAAAATCAACGCTTGACTAGTCGCACATTAGAAGGGCAATATCCTGCTTATCGACAATTAATCCCGCGCCAATTTGAGCGACAAGTGACAATTGAACGGCGACAATTCGTCAGCACTTTAGAACGGATTGCTGTACTAGCCGATCAGAAAAATAATATAGTTAAGCTCAGTATTGATAGCGAAGCTCAAGAAATTACTTTATCTTGTGAAGCCCAAGATGTGGGCAGTGGTAGAGAGTCAATGCCTGCACAAATTTCTGGGGAAAACATAGAAATTGCCTTTAACATTAAATATTTGATGGAAGGCTTGAAAGAGTTACCATCTACGGAAATTCAAATGCATTTAAATCAAAGCCTAACTCCAGTAATTTTTACACCACTAGGTGGTTTAAAAATGACTTATTTAGCTATGCCGGTGCAACTTAGAAGTTAAAAAGAATGGCATATAGCGCTTCTGGGTTGAGTTCAATATAGACCTAACCCCCAACCCCTTCTCTATAAGGGAAGGGGAGTAAGATTCAAAGTCTCTCTCCTTTTAGGAGAGAGGAATGGAAGGGGAGCATCCCAATGCAAGCCAAAAGGTACAGGACTGACACAAAAACCTTGTACAAACTTCTTTCCTTGGCGCTCTTGGCGTCCTTGGCGGTTCGTTATTTCATTATTGTTCTAAGCCAAAATCCCATATAAAAATAAACTTGCACATTTGGGATGCTCCCGAATGGAAGTGAGGTCAAATTGTATTGCTTCCATTCGAGAACCGCTATAATTACCTGACTTTTTCCGTTAAGTCTCAAAATAAAACTTTTATGTCCCTAAAAAATACAAAATTTTTGTTTCTACGATTTTGTGATTTGTTTAATCGGAATTTCAATCCAAAATTCTGTACCTAACCCCGGCACAGAATCACATTTAAACACACCACCATGTTTATCTACGACAATCTGATAACTTATTGACAACCCCAAGCCAGTGCCTTTCCCTACTGGTTTGGTAGTGAAAAATGGATCGCAGATTCTTGCTTTTAGGGCTTCCGGTATTCCTGGCCCATTGTCTTTTATGCGAATTACTACGCTCTTAACATTGCCTTCAAGCTCTCCAAGAGCAGTACAAATGGTAATTTGATCGGTATCAAGATTTGATTGAGATTCCCTGTAATCTTCTAAAGCATCGATCGCATTGCTTAAAACATTCATAAATACCTGATTCAGTGGCCCGGCATAGCACTCTACTAAGGGCAGGTTGCTGTACTCTTTGACTAATTTAATCGCCGGACTTTCTGGTTTTGCTTTCAAGCGATGCTGCAAAATTAGCAAGGTGCTATCAATGCCTTCGTGAATATTAACTGGCTTCATTTCTGCCTGGTCAAGGCGAGAGAAATTCCGTAAACTCAAGACAATTTGCCGAATGCGATCAATTCCAATTTTCATGGAAGATAGAGTTTTGGGCAAATCTTCGATCAGAAATTCTAAGTCTATCTCCAAAGCGCGATCGCGTATCTCAGGACTAGGATTAGGGGCAGTGTGCAAATAGAGGTCTAGTATACTGAGTAAATCTTCGGCGTAATCGTTGACATGATTGATGTTGCCATAAATAAAGTTCACCGGGTTATTAATTTCGTGGGCAATACCAGCTACCAGTTGACCCAGTGAGGACATTTTCTCAGTTTGGATCAGTTGAGTTTGAGTTTGCTTTAAATCATGCAGAGCTTGAGTCAGCTTTTGGGTCTGCTCTTTGGTTTGATTATGCAATTGCGCTTGTTGAAGTGCAACCCCAAGCTGATTGGCAATTTGAGTGATGAACTTAATTTCCGAAGCTTCCCAATGGCGGGGTGCAGAGTTTTGGTAAGCTGCTAGTAAGCCCCATAGCTGTTGCCCGATAAATATAGGTGCGATCGCATAAGCTCTTGCCTGAATTTGCTCTAGAACCTCAACGTGGCACTCAGAGTGACCAGCTTGATAGATGTCAGCAATTGCAAAAGTTTCATTGTGACGATATCGCCCACCTTGGGTTTCCTGCAAATAGCTATCTTGCCAAACTGTATTAGTATCACTTACTAACTTTACCCAGCCATCATTTACAAATTCGGCGATATATTCACCACTCCAATCAGCCTGAAAGCGGTAGACTGCAACTCGATCCGCTTGTAGTGATTTACAGATTTCTTGGGTGGTTGTTTGAAAAATCGCATCGAGATCAAGAGATTCCCTGACTTTTGCAACAACTTCAAATAATACCCGTTGTTGTTCTGCTGTTTGTTGCAAAATTAACGTCTGTTGTCGTGTCTGAGTGAGTAAATCAGCTTGCTGGAGTGCTACGCCCATTTGACCAGCAATTTGACTGAGAAAGTTAACTTCAGAGGCTTTCCATTGGCGAGGGCCAGTGTGTTGATAAGTTGCCAATAAACCCCAAAGTTTTTGCCCAACAAAAATCGGAGCCAGCACAAAAGCGTGAATTTGAAACTGTTCTAGATTGTCGATATGACACTGATTAAACCCCATCTTGTAGATGTCATCGACTGCAAATGTTTCATTGTTGCGGTAGCGTCCTCCCTGTGTATCTTGTAAGTAGGTATCATTCCAAATTGTATTAACACCTAGTTCAGACTCATTCGACCAGTATGGACTAGCAGCCTCAAAATCTCCGACAAATTCACCACCCCAATTAGAATTGAAACGATAAACAGAAACGCGATCGGCTTTGATTAATTGACAAACTTCCTTAGTAGTAGTTTGAAAAATGGTATCTGTGTCAAGAGATTCCCGAATCTCGGCAATAACTTTAAACACAGCCTGTTCTTGTTCAGCTGTCCGTTTTAACTCAACTGTGCGCCTTTTAACTTGTTTTTCTAAATTTTCATTGAAGGTTTGGACTTGTTGGTGTAGTTCATATTGCTGAACTGCTGAAGCAAAGTGTTTACCGAGGTTTCTAGCCAGTTCAATTTCTTCAACCGTCCATTTTTGAGCTTGTGCTTTTTTAGATTCGCGCCAAGCCTCAAACGATCGCCTGGGGTACAATTGCCTTTGATCGCTGTCATACTGCCCCGCCCAGATGGTTTCTCTATCTACTTCGTTGCGAAAAATACTTAAATACCCCAGCAACTGCTGACGATACACAAGTGGGATCATCAACATGCTGCGAATTTTAGTTGGTTGAAAAACAGGTTGCAAACTTCGCAAGCCGGGAGTATTATATATATCTAAAATCGCCCAAATATCGTAGTTACTAGACTTGTTGTGTTCTTGCCAGATACTATACTGCTCTATTAGTGGATATATAGTTTGTGGCATCACAGGTTGCTGTCCACAGATATAAAGCTTGATACAAGTGTTTCCTGGTATCAAGCATTCTGTTAAGCTGGTGACGTTGCCATTATGGGAATCAACACCTGCATTTCTAATGCAAAGCCGTCCACCAACGCCATTAAAGGCAGCAACAGCCGCTTCTAGGGCTGGTTGTAATACAATCGTTGGTAATGAATGTAGTAGGGTAGCAATGCGGTTAACGATCGCTTCTCGTTCTCCTGTTTTGCGGACTTGAGTGAGTAGGGTACTTTGAGCGATCGCTACTGACAACTGCTCGACTACCATTTGTACTGCTTCCAGGTCATATTCTGAAATCAACTGCCCTTGGGAATTATGAGACACCAGTAGTCCCCAAAGTTGATCTTGATAGAGAATAGGCGCTACTAGAGAGGACTTTACCCCCATTGCCGTCAAATATTCAAGATGGCAGGAATCTACAGGGCGGTAACGAATTTCTTCTGATAGAGTTTCTCCATTATCCAAGTCACGCAGGTGAATTTGGCCAATCTGTTGAGTATCAGCATTGACAAAAGAACACATCCGTGATTTGATAAATAGCTCACGGGCAGTGAGTGGAATATCCTCAGCAGGGAAATTCAGCCCCAGTAGTGACGGCAAATGATTGTTATAAATTGACTCAGCAATTACCTGACCGCTACCGTCGGCATGAAATTTGTAAATCATCACTCGCTCAGTTTTTAAGAGCGATCGCACTTCTGCCGTTGTCACTGTGATAATTTCTTCAAACTCTAAGCTTCGCCGGATACGGTTTGTAATGCGGCGTAATAAACTTTCTTCATGACGACATAACGGCAAATCTTGTTCAGGGTTGGAGGTCATTGCTTATAGCAAAATCAATTAATAATTTGCAAAGTGACATAATTAAAGCTAAAGTCATTTTGAAATTTATTTAATCAATTTGTCTTCCGTAAAACTACGGGCAAATCATTAATAAAAATATTTATTTACCTTTTATATGAATTCAATCACATATCACAGAAACAGACGCTAAAAAATTGCGTCTGTACTAGCTAAAAGAAAAAAATCTTCCTTTTTACTCTTGACTTTTTGTCAAACATTGCCGTAGCAACATTAAACTTTTATATTGTCAGCAAAGCGAATTTTAAGATAGTCGTCTTCCATCTTTGCTCCTCCTGGTTGTAGTGCTGCTAAGGCTTGCGGTAAAACTAAGTTACGACGGTGGTTGCCAATCGTAATGTTTAATTCGTCTCCACTTTTACTCAGTTGAACTTGGTTTTTCGGAATCCCAGGTAAATAAATTTCTAAGCTGTATTGGTTTTGCTCTTGTACGACTCTCATAGTCGTTTCTTTGTAATAAACCTGAGTCGGATCTTCATCTTTATAAAGAGTTTCTTTCAGGCGTTCTAAGGCAGCTAAACCACACATTTCCTCAGAAAATAGGGGAACTTCTTTCACAGGTAAAGGGTGGAAATTATCATGAATTTCCTGGCGATATTGCTCCTGACTTTCCTTCCAACGTTGGAAAAATGGGTCTTGGACTTCGCGGGGAATAATTCGATTAGCCACAATTAAATCTGTTGCAACATTATACAAACTCAGATAAGCATGGGCCCGCAGAGACTCTTTAATCACCATCTTTTCGGGATTAGTTACCAGACGCACTGAAGTTTGAGTATTGTCTGTTAATACTTTTTCCAGGGCTTCAATTTGTTCATAAAACTCATAAGGTGCATCCATCACCTCTTTATCTGGTAGCGAAAAACCAGCAATTGGTCTAAAAAAAGGTTCAACTAGAGGGCGAAGTGCTACCGAGATGTTTTGGAATGGTTTGTAAAAACGGCGCATATACCAGCCGCCGACTTCAGGTAAACTCAGCAAACGCAGTGCAGTGCCCGTGGGGGCTGAGTCGATAATTAAAACATCAAATTCACCCTCATCGTAATGGCGTTTCATCCTTACCAAGCCAAAAATCTCATCCATGCCTGGTAAAATTGCCAATTCTTCTGCCTGTATGCCGTCTAAACCCCTTGCCTGTAAAACTTGGGTAATGTAACGTTTTACCGCACCCCAGTTTCCCTCAAGTTCTTGTAGAGCATCCAATTCTGCACCCCACAGATTTGGGCGAATTTTTTGGGGTGCATGTCCCAGTTCTATGTCAAAACTGTCTGCCAGCGAATGAGCGGGATCTGTACTTAAAACCAATGTCTGATAGCCTAGTTCCGCACAACGCAGTCCAGTTGCAGCAGCAACGGAAGTTTTGCCCACGCCGCCTTTACCGGTCATTAAAATTACACGCATAGATGCTTCTGTCCTGCCTGAGGATTTTATTACATTTATTTACATTATCGACTGTTTAAGAAAATAAATGCTGTTTTACTCCGTCGAGGCGTGAACAGTTTGAATAGCAAAACTTTCGGCTTGACTCACCCGCCTGGAACTAAAGTTCTTTGGCTTTTAGCTAAAGTCTACTGAAGTAGACTAAAGATTTTGGGGTATATTTTAGTCATCAAGAGATGACTTTTGCTATTACCAAGGAACTAAAATTCCAGGCGGGACATGACTTTTATGGTTAGTTTACTTTTTATTCCAGAGACTTAAAAATGCTTGAGAGATAGCTGGGGTGATCTGACTTTGTAAGTGAGTTAGTGCATCACGATGGTTTTGATTGTTGTCATCATAAAAAATGAACACATTTGTCAGCTTGACAATCTCAGGATTTTGATCGTTTGTCCCCCTCCATTTGTTAGTAACTTTGTGCAAAACGTCTTTGGGTAGATTTTGTTGTAAGTTATTTAGGGCTGCGATGTAAGAAGGATTTTGAGGATTCTTTTTGAATTGAGCCAATAAATCTATCAGCTTAATCTGTGGCTGCGACTGCGGCTTGTTTGTCAGAGTAGGTTGCTGTAAAATTTGACGCTGTTCAATAGTGGCAATGCCATTCTCAGTTAAACCCTGAGATTTCTGAAATTTCTTGACTGCTGTATAAGTGGCTGGCCCATAAAAAGGCAAATTTTTTGGAATTTCGGCATTGGTTGCAAAACCGTGAAACTTCAATCTATTCTGAAGTGCAATGACTGTTTCTTCCATTACATTTCGAGTCTCGACATCAGCGTTACCATTTACCACAAGTTTTTGTGGGTACTGTTTCTGAAACTTTTTAATCGCTTCTTCGGTAGCATCATCTGTCAAGGAGTTGTTATTCCGTTTCCAGGGAGCAAATTTAGTCAGATCCGGCTTAGGATCTATTTCAGGAGCTAAATATCCCAGCCCAATCAATATATGACGGATGACTTCAGGGCTACTAACAGCCATACTTTTTGGTTCCTTTGCTACTAAACTACCATTTAATGTATCTTGTTTGACAAAAATTATGTAAGTAGAAATAAATAAATCTAACATATCTTATTTGCAAGGCGTTCCAAAATTTAAGTTATGTGTGACCTTGAGACGTTTAGCGTTGGTGAGCGATCGCTTCGGGTTGCTTGTAAATAGCGATCGCATATATTACATGCCATTATAACGACAATGATCCACGACAAAATTACGCAGCAATAATGCGGTAAGGTCGTAGATTTTGGTAGTTTAAGTAGCGCGATCGCACTTGGAGAATTAGTGGGAAAGCATATATCGCTGAAGTCTTAAATTGGATAGTAGTGCGATATATTACTAAGTTGAAACTAGTTTAATATTAGAGTGCGGTAAGAATCTATGCTCTCATAAGTGATCAAAATGAAGTCAGTTGCAAAGATCCCTTTAGCCGAGTTTCTGTCTCAACCCAACATTGAAGCTTCCCCCGCATGGGAGTTAATTAACGGGCAAGCGCTGGAAAAACCAATGCCAACCCTTTTTCACTCGCGGCTACAACG contains:
- a CDS encoding TRC40/GET3/ArsA family transport-energizing ATPase, which gives rise to MRVILMTGKGGVGKTSVAAATGLRCAELGYQTLVLSTDPAHSLADSFDIELGHAPQKIRPNLWGAELDALQELEGNWGAVKRYITQVLQARGLDGIQAEELAILPGMDEIFGLVRMKRHYDEGEFDVLIIDSAPTGTALRLLSLPEVGGWYMRRFYKPFQNISVALRPLVEPFFRPIAGFSLPDKEVMDAPYEFYEQIEALEKVLTDNTQTSVRLVTNPEKMVIKESLRAHAYLSLYNVATDLIVANRIIPREVQDPFFQRWKESQEQYRQEIHDNFHPLPVKEVPLFSEEMCGLAALERLKETLYKDEDPTQVYYKETTMRVVQEQNQYSLEIYLPGIPKNQVQLSKSGDELNITIGNHRRNLVLPQALAALQPGGAKMEDDYLKIRFADNIKV
- a CDS encoding peptidoglycan-binding protein is translated as MLDLFISTYIIFVKQDTLNGSLVAKEPKSMAVSSPEVIRHILIGLGYLAPEIDPKPDLTKFAPWKRNNNSLTDDATEEAIKKFQKQYPQKLVVNGNADVETRNVMEETVIALQNRLKFHGFATNAEIPKNLPFYGPATYTAVKKFQKSQGLTENGIATIEQRQILQQPTLTNKPQSQPQIKLIDLLAQFKKNPQNPSYIAALNNLQQNLPKDVLHKVTNKWRGTNDQNPEIVKLTNVFIFYDDNNQNHRDALTHLQSQITPAISQAFLSLWNKK
- a CDS encoding GAF domain-containing protein; this encodes MTSNPEQDLPLCRHEESLLRRITNRIRRSLEFEEIITVTTAEVRSLLKTERVMIYKFHADGSGQVIAESIYNNHLPSLLGLNFPAEDIPLTARELFIKSRMCSFVNADTQQIGQIHLRDLDNGETLSEEIRYRPVDSCHLEYLTAMGVKSSLVAPILYQDQLWGLLVSHNSQGQLISEYDLEAVQMVVEQLSVAIAQSTLLTQVRKTGEREAIVNRIATLLHSLPTIVLQPALEAAVAAFNGVGGRLCIRNAGVDSHNGNVTSLTECLIPGNTCIKLYICGQQPVMPQTIYPLIEQYSIWQEHNKSSNYDIWAILDIYNTPGLRSLQPVFQPTKIRSMLMIPLVYRQQLLGYLSIFRNEVDRETIWAGQYDSDQRQLYPRRSFEAWRESKKAQAQKWTVEEIELARNLGKHFASAVQQYELHQQVQTFNENLEKQVKRRTVELKRTAEQEQAVFKVIAEIRESLDTDTIFQTTTKEVCQLIKADRVSVYRFNSNWGGEFVGDFEAASPYWSNESELGVNTIWNDTYLQDTQGGRYRNNETFAVDDIYKMGFNQCHIDNLEQFQIHAFVLAPIFVGQKLWGLLATYQHTGPRQWKASEVNFLSQIAGQMGVALQQADLLTQTRQQTLILQQTAEQQRVLFEVVAKVRESLDLDAIFQTTTQEICKSLQADRVAVYRFQADWSGEYIAEFVNDGWVKLVSDTNTVWQDSYLQETQGGRYRHNETFAIADIYQAGHSECHVEVLEQIQARAYAIAPIFIGQQLWGLLAAYQNSAPRHWEASEIKFITQIANQLGVALQQAQLHNQTKEQTQKLTQALHDLKQTQTQLIQTEKMSSLGQLVAGIAHEINNPVNFIYGNINHVNDYAEDLLSILDLYLHTAPNPSPEIRDRALEIDLEFLIEDLPKTLSSMKIGIDRIRQIVLSLRNFSRLDQAEMKPVNIHEGIDSTLLILQHRLKAKPESPAIKLVKEYSNLPLVECYAGPLNQVFMNVLSNAIDALEDYRESQSNLDTDQITICTALGELEGNVKSVVIRIKDNGPGIPEALKARICDPFFTTKPVGKGTGLGLSISYQIVVDKHGGVFKCDSVPGLGTEFWIEIPIKQITKS
- the dnaN gene encoding DNA polymerase III subunit beta; its protein translation is MKLVCSQSDLSTNLSLVSRAVPSRPTHPVLANVLLQADAQTNQVSLTAFDLSLGIRTSFNAEVWQSGAIALPAKLLVDITSRLPEGEITLDDESALTGATSGGEGLIVTLTPKSGHYQVRAMGPEEFPELPVIENTEVIHLTTTALIEGLRGSLFATSGDETKQVLTGVHLTVKQDTLEFAATDGHRLAVVETSNERPLGGTSQLEVTVPARALRELQRMLAHSASSDEPVALYFDQGQVVFAWQNQRLTSRTLEGQYPAYRQLIPRQFERQVTIERRQFVSTLERIAVLADQKNNIVKLSIDSEAQEITLSCEAQDVGSGRESMPAQISGENIEIAFNIKYLMEGLKELPSTEIQMHLNQSLTPVIFTPLGGLKMTYLAMPVQLRS